The Streptomyces collinus DNA segment ACATCCTGAGCGGGCGTGTCGCTGACGTTCTGGTCCTGGGCCTGCGCCCGCCCCTCGATCAGGGCCGCCAACCGGGCGACCAGCACGGGATCATGACAGCCGTCGTAGGCCCAGCGCTGCCCCAGCACCCCGTGCTCCATCGTGCCGACGAGAGCGTGTTCCGCCCCTTCGAGCGGGGCACCGCGATAGGCCAGCGGCACCAGGTACGCGACCGGCCGAGGGCCGGAGGCGTCGGTGACCACCATGAACTCGATCCCCACCTCGCCCTGCGGATCGTCGAGCCGGAAGCCGCCCGCCTTCGCCAACTCCGGTTCCCCCGTGCCGCGGTACCACGGACGGGACGGCAGCCAGGCGGTGAGCAGTTCCAGCTTGGTCGGCTTCAGGGTGGTGTGGTGGATGACGGCCATGCCGAGGGTTCCCTTCCGATGCGTCGTACGGGCGATCAAACCTTCGCATCCGCGCGGCGCGTGCGGGGCCCCGGAGTGCTCACCGACGGCGGCGTCACCGTCCTCGGCGGTGCGCCCACCGTCAACCGCTACCCCGCGGGCGGCGGGCCGGGTCACACCCGTGACCTACCTCGTGCCGACCTGAGCGCTCGGAAGACCGGAGAAGATCACTCCCGGGTCGGACGGAGCCTCGTTCAGCACCCACAGGCCGATCAGCGTGGCCAGCGCGAACACGACGGTGATGAGCACCGCGAGGACGAGCCGGCGACGGCGTTCGCGCCGGAGCCACTCGCCGCGTGCCGTGCGGTAGGCGTCAGGGGCGGCCCGCACCCCGCCGGCGAGGGCGGCCAGGGCCTCGGTCAGCTCCCGCTCCGTACGGTCCGGATCGGTGTGGTTCATCGCCGGGCCTCCATCGCCTGGGTCAGCGCGGCCAGACCGCGCGCCGTGTGTGTCTTCACCGAACCGGAGGAGATGCCCATCGCGGCGGCGATCTCGCCCTCCTTCAGTCCGAGCCAGTGCCGCAGCACGAGTGCCTCGCGCTGCCGGGCCGGCAACTGCTGCAGCGCGTCGATCAGGACGCGCTGGTCGTCGCGGAGCAGCGCCGCGCTCTCGGCGGAGACGACGGTCTCCTCCGGCGGACTCTCCACGTGCTTGCGGGCGACCTGGAGGTGCCGGATGCGCATCCGGGTCAGATTGCACACCGTGGAGCGCAGATACGCCTCCGCCGCCTCGATGTCCCTCAGGCGCCGCCACTTCCGGTAGATCTGGTAGTACGCCTCGGCCACCACGTTCTCCGGGTCGTCCGCGCCCAGCAGCACCGCCAGGCGCAGCATCGAGGCGTAGTGCAGCTCGAAGAGCCCGGCGAGTCCGGCCTCGCGCTCCCGTTCCGCGGGGTCGGCCGGCGCGGGCGCCAGCGCCTCGACTTCGGGCTCCGGCACGGGTATCGGGTGTCTGTGTCTCACTGCTGGTTCGCTCCCGTCTCCGGACGCCGCCTGACGGTCAGGCGGGACGGCAGGTCGGTCAGGTCGGCGCCGCGCGGGACGCCGAGACGTTCGAGTACGGCGGTGCCGGCCACCGCGACGATCAGGTTGAGCAGCAGGGCGGCCAGTCCGGCGTAGATCTCCAGCGGCCCGGAACCGAAGCCCACGATGGACGAGAAGCCCTCGCGGACGACCAGGTACGTCCCGGCCGCCATGCCCACGCCCCACCCGGCGAGCAGCGCCAGCGGGTGCAGCCGCCCGGTGAACAGCCCCACGGCGACGGCCGGGAAGATCTGCAGGATCCAGACCCCGCCGAGCAGCTGGAGGTTGATCGCGTCCTGGTCGCGCAGCCCGAAGACGAACGCGACCGCCCCGGCCTTCGCGATGAGCGAGACGGCCTTGGCGATGCGGACCTGCCGTTTGGGCGTGGCCGTCGGATGCACGTACTCGACGTACACGTTGCGGACGAAACTGGTGGCGGCCGCGATCGACATCACCGCCGCCGGGACCAGCGCCCCGACGGTGATCGCGCCGAACACCAGCCCGGCCAGCGGCCCCGGCATCAGCCGGTCGACCAGCATCGGCACGGCCGCCTCCGCCCCGCCCTCCGGCGCCCGCACCCCGGCCGCGAGCGCCGCGAAGCCGAGGACGCCGAAGAGCGCGAGCAGTCCCGTCCAGGCGGGCAGCGCCACCGCGACCTTGCGCAGGGTGCGCGGCCCGTCGGCGGCGAACCCCGCCGTCAGCACGTGCGGGTACATCATCAGGGCGAGCGCCGAACCGAGCGCGAGGGTGGCGTAGGCCGGTTGCTGGGCCGGGGTCAGCGCCAGCGCGTCGCCGCCGAGCCGTCGGGCCGCTCCGTCGAAGACGGCACCCGGACCGCCGAGCCGCTCCAGGACCAGCCAGGTGACCGCGGTGAGCGACACGAAGACGGCCACCGCCTTCAGCGCCGAGATGACGGTGGGTGCCCGCAGCCCGTGCCGGTACGTGGCCACGGCGAGTCCCGCGAACAGCGCCACCATCACCAGATCCCCGGCGGCACCGCGCGGGTACACCTCGCCGGCCGTCAGCACGGCTCGTATGCCGAGCAGCTGGAGCGCCAGGTAGGGCATGGTCGCGAGGATCCCGGTCAGTGCGACCACCAGGGCGAGGGGCGGTGACCCGTACCGTCCGCGGACGAAGTCGGCGACGGTGATGTAGCCGTGGGCGCGGGCCACGGTCCACAGCCGGCTCAGCAGCACGAAGGCGAGCGGGGAGACGATCACCGTGTACG contains these protein-coding regions:
- a CDS encoding maltokinase N-terminal cap-like domain-containing protein; protein product: MAVIHHTTLKPTKLELLTAWLPSRPWYRGTGEPELAKAGGFRLDDPQGEVGIEFMVVTDASGPRPVAYLVPLAYRGAPLEGAEHALVGTMEHGVLGQRWAYDGCHDPVLVARLAALIEGRAQAQDQNVSDTPAQDVVVSRAEEGSLSPDFTVTDDRDGTALTTPQGPFLRVHRALPPAADGLFVPPQGAIGHVSGSWEAPDGTRAQGALAVLHDGSRA
- a CDS encoding SigE family RNA polymerase sigma factor, which encodes MPVPEPEVEALAPAPADPAEREREAGLAGLFELHYASMLRLAVLLGADDPENVVAEAYYQIYRKWRRLRDIEAAEAYLRSTVCNLTRMRIRHLQVARKHVESPPEETVVSAESAALLRDDQRVLIDALQQLPARQREALVLRHWLGLKEGEIAAAMGISSGSVKTHTARGLAALTQAMEARR
- a CDS encoding sodium:solute symporter family protein, whose protein sequence is MADGTMTATFLAVTGGASLLAVTARRLRPSGRLPSLEGWALADRSLGPVWTWFLLGGTIFTAYTFTAVPGLAYGNGAAAFFAVPYTVIVSPLAFVLLSRLWTVARAHGYITVADFVRGRYGSPPLALVVALTGILATMPYLALQLLGIRAVLTAGEVYPRGAAGDLVMVALFAGLAVATYRHGLRAPTVISALKAVAVFVSLTAVTWLVLERLGGPGAVFDGAARRLGGDALALTPAQQPAYATLALGSALALMMYPHVLTAGFAADGPRTLRKVAVALPAWTGLLALFGVLGFAALAAGVRAPEGGAEAAVPMLVDRLMPGPLAGLVFGAITVGALVPAAVMSIAAATSFVRNVYVEYVHPTATPKRQVRIAKAVSLIAKAGAVAFVFGLRDQDAINLQLLGGVWILQIFPAVAVGLFTGRLHPLALLAGWGVGMAAGTYLVVREGFSSIVGFGSGPLEIYAGLAALLLNLIVAVAGTAVLERLGVPRGADLTDLPSRLTVRRRPETGANQQ